In the genome of Pseudomonas sp. HS6, one region contains:
- a CDS encoding flagellar hook-associated protein 3 — MRISTAQYYATQAAQYQRNYSKAVATANEASSLQRINTAADDPIGAGRLLKLGQQASMLEQYQGNIDTTKSALTVQESTLSSITTALQRAKEIGLAANNGIATDADRKAYADELSQIQQQVLGLMNSKDANGNYLFSGSKTDTAPYSQNTDGTYTYNGDQTQINLGIGDGLSVATNTTGWDAFQQTINTSRTQTTMTAPAVDDGRVVLSSGTVGNSATYDAKFASGQPYTVSFVSSTQMKITDALGNDVTTEASQNGVISNSNGANQAVSFRGVDLKVNLNLKSGDNADAVIAGHSFQLSVTPDSFTTARSPGNPSTAVITGSNVTNQAAYNGAFPSGGGAVLKFTSATAFDLYAAPVNADSKPVSSGTVVGGNATAAGVTFALGGTPAAGDQFSIQSSNHQTQNVLDTLGQMVTALNGKIDGDPVAKQKFQGAMESALGNIDSASNQIGAAVTSIGARGQSLDDQTTTNQSLVQANTMTQGSIRDSDPAEVMTRLTLQQTMLQASQLAFSKISQLGLFNKI; from the coding sequence ATGCGCATTTCCACCGCCCAGTATTACGCGACACAAGCTGCTCAATATCAGCGCAACTACAGCAAGGCTGTTGCCACCGCGAATGAGGCGAGCAGCCTGCAGCGCATCAACACCGCCGCCGACGATCCGATCGGTGCTGGTCGTCTGCTCAAGTTGGGTCAGCAGGCCTCGATGCTCGAGCAGTATCAGGGCAACATCGATACCACCAAGAGTGCGCTGACCGTGCAGGAGTCCACACTGAGCTCCATCACCACGGCCTTGCAGCGTGCCAAGGAAATCGGTCTGGCTGCCAACAACGGTATCGCCACTGACGCAGACCGCAAGGCCTACGCCGACGAGTTGAGCCAGATCCAGCAGCAGGTGCTGGGCCTGATGAACTCCAAGGACGCCAACGGCAACTACCTGTTTTCCGGTTCCAAGACCGATACCGCGCCTTACTCGCAAAATACCGACGGTACTTACACCTACAATGGTGACCAGACCCAGATCAATCTGGGCATTGGCGACGGCCTTTCGGTGGCCACCAACACCACCGGTTGGGATGCATTCCAGCAGACCATCAACACCAGCCGCACCCAGACCACCATGACCGCTCCGGCTGTCGATGACGGACGTGTGGTGCTGTCCAGCGGTACGGTCGGCAACAGTGCCACCTATGACGCCAAGTTCGCGAGCGGTCAGCCGTACACGGTCAGCTTCGTTAGCAGCACCCAGATGAAAATCACCGATGCCCTGGGCAACGACGTGACGACTGAAGCCAGCCAGAACGGTGTGATCAGCAATAGCAACGGTGCCAACCAGGCCGTCAGCTTCCGTGGCGTTGATCTGAAGGTGAACCTCAACCTCAAGTCCGGCGACAACGCGGATGCGGTGATTGCCGGTCACAGCTTCCAGCTGTCGGTTACACCTGACTCGTTCACTACGGCGCGCAGCCCGGGCAACCCGTCGACCGCGGTCATCACCGGTTCGAACGTGACCAACCAGGCCGCCTACAACGGCGCCTTCCCGTCCGGCGGCGGCGCGGTCCTGAAGTTCACCAGCGCTACTGCGTTCGACCTCTACGCAGCGCCTGTAAACGCCGACAGCAAGCCGGTGTCGTCGGGCACGGTGGTTGGCGGTAACGCCACGGCGGCCGGTGTAACCTTCGCTCTCGGCGGCACGCCTGCGGCCGGTGACCAGTTCTCGATCCAGTCCAGCAATCATCAGACCCAGAACGTACTCGACACCCTGGGCCAGATGGTCACGGCGCTGAACGGGAAGATCGATGGTGATCCGGTGGCCAAGCAAAAATTCCAGGGTGCCATGGAGTCGGCACTGGGCAACATCGACAGCGCCTCCAACCAGATTGGCGCGGCGGTGACTTCGATCGGTGCTCGCGGACAGTCGCTGGATGACCAGACCACCACGAACCAGAGCCTGGTCCAGGCCAACACCATGACCCAGGGTTCAATCCGTGATTCGGATCCGGCGGAAGTGATGACGCGCCTGACCTTGCAGCAGACCATGCTGCAGGCTTCGCAACTGGCGTTCAGCAAGATCAGCCAGTTGGGCCTGTTCAACAAGATCTGA